ttcgagtcctgtcGGCTGCTTACAGcttgcgggcaacacttctaAAAGGCTGTGTTCCCATTATAaggttaaatgaataatctaATAGGGTTAGTCTTAGGAAAACAAGATCATTGCTGAGTGAGGCATGCAAGAATCCTGTGCAACGCTTCAAGGCTACCGTCCAGTCctttaaatgaacaatccaaaGGGTTAGTTTAGGGGAAACAAGATCATTGCTGATTGACCGGCGGGTTCTAGTCCTGGGCTAAGTTCCATAGATGTGGAAGGAAGATAATCCGtggaaacattttgaaattcatcagttataaccatggtttctcattgtaactatggtggttgtcgCCCAGATTTAGGATTTGCCCccagggataactttgatactcggtctataaaaccgggccctggtgACTGCTTACAGCGTGCGGGTAACACTTCAAAAGCCGAGGTTTCGTCGCGAGATTAAACGAACAAATATGGTTAGTCTTGGGGAACCAAAGATCTGAATCACAAACCAAAAACGAACGCTTAATTTACCGACAAtattatacaaattattttatttcgtaTAAATAAACATTCAAATGAAGTTGATAGTCATATTTACAATGAAGAAATGCATATTAGCTCTTTCAGTGCGATGTCAAATTCAATGATGTCGTTTGCCTTTACgccgcggtgcggtgtatttaGTGTAAGCatgatcatgattttgaaatgagtaATGTAATGTACAGTGTAGATAGGCAGCGGCCTTTTTTAattcagcagaaatgagaaacaaggtatcatttttagcctaaacTTAACTTTTAGCCTTTGAGGCTTTTGGCCTTACAGACATAACTGCTGtacaaataattttattcCGTACAAATAACCTTTCGAGTTTattctcatttttaaaacgGAAGAAATGCATTTCAACGAGCCGCAAAATAAATCGATTCACGAATTATCACTCGTCTTTATTGAGGTCAGTTTTCAGTAAACTAGTCGTCGGCGTGCTGAACACGCTTTTAACTCCGATCTCCGTCGCGACGCCGGACGACAACGACGACGTCGCCGAGTTCGTCGTCGGCGTAGACGGCGGCACCGTGACGACGACTATTTTCGGCGTCGAACTCGTCGATATGGACGACGCGGCCGACACGATTTTAACGACCGTCTGCTGCGGCGTTTGAGTCGTCGGTTTTTGTTGTGTCGTTATTCCGGCCGACGCCGAGACGACGCTCGAAGCGGACGACGAACGCGGAGTCATGATGACGAATTTCTGTTGACCGGTGCCGGGAGTCGTCGGGGTCGTCGGAGTCTTCGACAGACCGGGGAATCGCGATGTGACGATCGACGGGGTTCGCggagtcgtcgtcgtcatgCTGAGAAACTGAGGCGTTCGCGtctgaaaaatcataaaatagattttgtaattcaatcaatttcttAGAACTTGGAATCTTTCAAGCTGAAGATTTAAACATCTTTTATCTCTGGCAGACGGATTTTAGGAAATCTTTTATCTGTGGCAAATACATTTTGAGAAGTCTTTGTTTTATCTCTGGCAGACGGACTTAAGGAAATCTTATATCTCTGGCAGACACATTTTGAGAAATCTCTAGCaagttgattttgataaaaatatatCTGGCAGACAGATTTTCAGAAATCTTATTactcagggcccagtttcacaaaaaggataaaggcctaaatcgatttaagataaactgaattaatgaagaaattaaatcaatttaagagttaaaccttttcgtgaaactggacccaggaaGGTGGATTGTGAGAGCTCAGTTCATAATCTAAATCAAATAAGGGAACCACAAGTAAAACTGTTTTCGAAGTTGCTATCGGTTTGACCTCGGGATCTCGAAAAGTATATTGAAATCTAACACCGTTTTAAACTCATTAATTTTTTGGCGAAAAATATGCAAATAGCGGAAACGAACCTGTATGGACGGGATGGAAGAAGTTTTAATAGACGCCACCGCGAGGGCGCTAGCCGACGAAGAGGTCGTCGATTGATGGCGAGCTTTCATCACCGCGTTACACAACGATTGACCGAGATATCCGTATTCCGCGATATAATCGTCAACTCGATCGGGACTTTGTCGGATTTGTTTCAGAACCGGCGCCATCTTACtctgaaatagaatagaaAGTATCACATCGGATagtttgaaaatagttttgGTGAAAATGCTGTTCTTCTCATCTCATCTCTTCACTGTGTATTCTCTATTGATGATTCTGGGCcctgttttatagactgggtacAAATCCTCAGCCTGGGCCCAGGTTTTGTAGAATGGGAATCAAAGTCATGCccaggggtaaatcctcaactaGAGCCCAGTTTTAGAGATTGGGTAACAAAGTTATGCccaggggtaaatcctcaactaGAGCCCAGTTTTAGAGATTGGGTAACAAAGTCATGCCCAGGGGTATATCCTCAACCTGGGCCTTGTTTTATAGGCAGGATATCAAAGTTACTCCCCAGGAGTCAAGGATCGCTCTTCCATAGTAACGCAACAAATAATCTCAAAACATTCGCCAGGATAATTTTTCGTGGACGATAGATGTTAGAAATTTTACCACTAGTAAACTCTTGATATGTTCGGCCGCTATTTTCTCGGCGCTGTGCATCAACTGAGATTCGTTAACGTGTTTCATTTTCTCGCCCTCCGACTTCAACAACGGCACGACGAATATCTTAATCACCTGAAATTACAAACAAACTGCTCGATGATTCCGAACTTATGAGAGCAATGGACTGAactagattgaaaatgaacaagattaTAAGACCGGATTAACccgttcagtgctgactaattaatacccgaaAGTGCAGAACATTTAAAGAAAATTCCAttccagtgtgttgaataacaggaatagtgcttcagtgcgtctacaccgcggtacGATGTATCATCAGttacttataatatttcactgttcgagaagtgctgccattttttaaTAGATAACAAAACTTCCGAAAACATAACACCGCAATGCGCTGTCCTAGCAAAGTCAAACACCCATTtatacatcgcactgcggtgtagatgcattGAAAGGGTTACGCGTTGAATGTTTAAACTGAACGAACCTCTGAACCCATTTCGATCAGACCGGCGAGCGCACCGTAATGAGTTGCCAGCGGCGCCTTGTCCGTCTGCAGGGAATTACTAAACAGTTTCGTCAGACGGATCTGTATATTGTTAGTACTCGTGCTGAACGACCTGAAAAACGGACAAAACAAATTCTCAACTCAATTATAGTAGTTTTTCCCCAGAAATTTGAGATTTGCCATAAGAAATAGTAGCTTCATTGAAATGTACTatgaattattctgattttgagagtaTCTTTGATAATTTAGCAATCAGTTATTGAGCTCTTGAGTAGAAATCACTCGCAAATAGTAGTCTTAGTCGGGTCTGAAAATTGGGAAAACCATCTTTGACATCGAAAAATAGtggtttgattgaaaatgaactatgaATTATTCTGATTGTGAGaggatttttaacatttttggtATCAGTAGCTGAGCTGTTGAAAAGAGtagaaactactctcaaaCAGAAGTCATTATAGCGTCTGCTATCCAGCTGGTGTAATATGACTTACCGACACATTTGCCCGGCTAACCGAGCAGCAAAATCTCGTAAAGCCCAGTGATTATCGACGTCCGGTCTCAAACACAACTGTTTACTGACGATGCACGTCGTGACCGCCGGGATCAACTCGTGTAGCtggaaaatatttaaaatattcGTCAATAGGGGGCACAGAGAGCACCCACTGTGAATTATTAGAGTTATGATTAAGGGGGACTCTTAAGGGGTAGGCCATTTCTTCTGGTCATAAGAGGCACCCTGATGATAAGTGCAACAGTTTAAAGCCAAGAATGAGAAGTCTGGGGTCCTCTccagggaattttgaaatgctaGTGTCGTCTGCAAGGTCCCTTAGGCATTCTAAATATAGTTATGATCATAATCATGAGAATCTGCATCAATtccgaaaaaaatatttgttgaaattttagGGGGCATCCTAACCCCCCCTTGAATCCATTCCTTGCACTCCTCACAaatggtttgattttgaatttttggggCATCTCGGATCAGACCCCTTACTAAGTGGTATATTTGCTTACATATTTCTCGAGGTAAAGTGAAGGATTGTCCATCAGCGATTTCACCATACgcatcaaataaatcaacaaaGCTAAATTATTCTGAACGACGTTGATTTTCACCTGAAACGAAAATTGCGAAGTAGGTCAGAAGATTTTTGATTAAGATCGGCGAAGAAAGTCCCTGTCAGGCAAATTTACATCCCAGAACTATGCTACGCTAAGCGTAATATGAGTTCCACAAATATTACCCAGATCAGagagaaatttattgaattccCGAGTATTTGCAAACTGTGAAATATCGTTTTAAAACCGGTTACTTCCTAAGTTCCCCCAATTTTCGCGTACGGCAGGAGCCGCGAATAAaattcacgaattaaaaatctaaatttttcaCGAATTGAAGAAGCTGACTTCGTATTTTTGTGCCAACCCAAATCCAAACTGAAACGAGGAACGCATTTTTAACTTACCCCTTCGGCGATGAATGTACTAAATCGCGGTAACATCTGATAAAGTCCGGGATCGGTCGCGATGCTTTGTAGAGCTTCCTGTAAAACGAGAAGAAAGTTAGTCGAAAAATTTTCCGATGAAAAAAATGCCTAATCTCGGGGTTAGAGTTATACCTACCGATCTACGGCCTTCGTCCGACCCGACGCAAGCCTCCGTGATCTCTTTATAATATAACTGTTGCTcctgaaattgaatttcacatcgtttaaaatttgttttaaatttcTAAGATCACTCTTAGGATATCTATTTAAACTTGAGCTTgggtatcatccaactcagatatcagtactctcaagtcaaaagatcagacttgagcggagtctactgtaccatccaactcagatatcactctcaagtcaaaagatcagatttgggcggagtctactgtaccatccgactcagatatcactctctagtcaaaagatcagatttgggcggagtctactgtaccatccgactcagatatcactctctagtcaaaagatcagatttgggcggagtctactgtaccatccgactcagatatcactctctagtcaaaagatcagatttgggcggagtctactgtaccatccgactcagatatcactctctaGTCAAAAGATCGGACTtgagtggagtctactgtagcatccaactcagatatcactctcaagtcaaaagatcagacttgagcggagtctactgtaccatccaactcagatatcactctcaagtcaaaagatctgattTGAGCGGAAACTACTCTATAGATGGCGCTACggtattgaaattataaactTACGACTGATAATTCGTGCGTTGTGTAATGTTTCAGTTTAACGACCTCCTGTTGTTTGACGCCGCGATGTTTCGTTTTGACGTCTGCTCCCGGTTTCAGCTGCAGTTTATCGATGACGTTCGACGCCGGGTCGATGCTCTCCTGTTTTTGCGAGTCCGTCGAAATCGGAGCCGGGTTTTCCGGGATCGCCGGCTGTTCGCCGTCGATGGCCAACCAATGAGCTGCAGTAGAAAGATATTTAgtcaaaataatttatttttcgctGGAAGTGGTTTGAGAACTAGCGAACTAGAGCTTGAAGTGGTTTGAGATCAGTGATGCCTGGATTAAAATGGCTCTAAAGGAGAATTTTTCTAATTAGACTCCTGCTAAATTGGAACTGTTTATCTCAATAAACCAGTAATTCAGCGattttattaatcaaattctTATCCTTCACTCAACTTGGTTTCTAATTCAATAACTGGCTAATTgggtaaaaatagaa
This sequence is a window from Tubulanus polymorphus chromosome 9, tnTubPoly1.2, whole genome shotgun sequence. Protein-coding genes within it:
- the LOC141910869 gene encoding transcription initiation factor TFIID subunit 6-like, which codes for MMGGSDDQDKTAASSSAGDRVSHHQPPPHLTMESMKVIAESVGIHGLSDEASTTLANDTSFRLKQIVQEGLKFMRNSKRKRLTTTDFDHALKTLNVEPLYGFQTPDFIPFRHASGGGRELHFTEEKDLDLQELINGAGPKIPLDVSMKTHWLAIDGEQPAIPENPAPISTDSQKQESIDPASNVIDKLQLKPGADVKTKHRGVKQQEVVKLKHYTTHELSVEQQLYYKEITEACVGSDEGRRSEALQSIATDPGLYQMLPRFSTFIAEGVKINVVQNNLALLIYLMRMVKSLMDNPSLYLEKYLHELIPAVTTCIVSKQLCLRPDVDNHWALRDFAARLAGQMCRSFSTSTNNIQIRLTKLFSNSLQTDKAPLATHYGALAGLIEMGSEVIKIFVVPLLKSEGEKMKHVNESQLMHSAEKIAAEHIKSLLVSKMAPVLKQIRQSPDRVDDYIAEYGYLGQSLCNAVMKARHQSTTSSSASALAVASIKTSSIPSIQTRTPQFLSMTTTTPRTPSIVTSRFPGLSKTPTTPTTPGTGQQKFVIMTPRSSSASSVVSASAGITTQQKPTTQTPQQTVVKIVSAASSISTSSTPKIVVVTVPPSTPTTNSATSSLSSGVATEIGVKSVFSTPTTSLLKTDLNKDE